From Electrophorus electricus isolate fEleEle1 chromosome 8, fEleEle1.pri, whole genome shotgun sequence, the proteins below share one genomic window:
- the cthrc1a gene encoding collagen triple helix repeat-containing protein 1a isoform X1, whose amino-acid sequence MGPGAHTVDFSVSNSAKMGARFLICFCVILPLCVTEKAKEKAARQREAEFSDKYNTCMQGPPGMQGRDGNPGINGIPGTPGIPGRDGMKGEKGECVTERFEEPWRPNYKQCAWSSLNYGIDLGKIAECTFTKMRSDSALRVLFIGSLRLKCKTACCQRWYFTFNGAECTGPLPVEAIIYLDQGSPELNSTINIHRTSTVEGLCEGIPAGLVDVGIWVGTCADYPRGDASTGWNSVSRVIIEELPK is encoded by the exons ATGGGACCAGGCGCGCACACTGTGGATTTCAGTGTCTCCAACTCAGCGAAAATGGGAGCCCGCTTTCTGATCTGCTTCTGTGTGATTTTACCTTTGTGTGTGACCGAAAAAGCTAAAGAGAAGGCAGCTCGACAGAGGGAAGCCGAGTTCTCGGATAAG TACAACACGTGTATGCAGGGTCCCCCTGGTATGCAGGGCAGGGATGGTAATCCAGGGATTAATGGCATTCCGGGCACTCCTGGGATCCCAGGCCGGGATGGAATGAAGGGGGAAAagggagagtgtgtgactgagaggTTTGAGGAACCATGGAGACCCAACTATAAACAGTGTGCCTGGAGCTCTCTTAACTATGGCATTGACCTGGGAAAAATAGCT GAGTGCACGTTCACCAAGATGCGCTCAGACAGCGCCCTGCGGGTGCTCTTCATCGGCTCACTCAGGCTCAAGTGCAAGACGGCCTGCTGCCAGCGTTGGTACTTCACCTTCAATGGGGCAGAATGCACGGGGCCTCTGCCCGTTGAGGCCATCATCTACCTGGACCAGGGCAGCCCTGAGCTTAACTCCACCATCAACATTCACAGGACGTCCACAG TGGAGGGTCTGTGTGAGGGCATTCCTGCTGGCCTGGTGGATGTGGGGATTTGGGTGGGCACCTGTGCCGACTACCCACGGGGCGATGCTTCCACCGGCTGGAACTCCGTATCCAGGGTGATCATCGAAGAGCTTCCCAAATGA
- the cthrc1a gene encoding collagen triple helix repeat-containing protein 1a isoform X2, producing the protein MGPGAHTVDFSVSNSAKMGARFLICFCVILPLCVTEKAKEKAARQREAEFSDKGPPGMQGRDGNPGINGIPGTPGIPGRDGMKGEKGECVTERFEEPWRPNYKQCAWSSLNYGIDLGKIAECTFTKMRSDSALRVLFIGSLRLKCKTACCQRWYFTFNGAECTGPLPVEAIIYLDQGSPELNSTINIHRTSTVEGLCEGIPAGLVDVGIWVGTCADYPRGDASTGWNSVSRVIIEELPK; encoded by the exons ATGGGACCAGGCGCGCACACTGTGGATTTCAGTGTCTCCAACTCAGCGAAAATGGGAGCCCGCTTTCTGATCTGCTTCTGTGTGATTTTACCTTTGTGTGTGACCGAAAAAGCTAAAGAGAAGGCAGCTCGACAGAGGGAAGCCGAGTTCTCGGATAAG GGTCCCCCTGGTATGCAGGGCAGGGATGGTAATCCAGGGATTAATGGCATTCCGGGCACTCCTGGGATCCCAGGCCGGGATGGAATGAAGGGGGAAAagggagagtgtgtgactgagaggTTTGAGGAACCATGGAGACCCAACTATAAACAGTGTGCCTGGAGCTCTCTTAACTATGGCATTGACCTGGGAAAAATAGCT GAGTGCACGTTCACCAAGATGCGCTCAGACAGCGCCCTGCGGGTGCTCTTCATCGGCTCACTCAGGCTCAAGTGCAAGACGGCCTGCTGCCAGCGTTGGTACTTCACCTTCAATGGGGCAGAATGCACGGGGCCTCTGCCCGTTGAGGCCATCATCTACCTGGACCAGGGCAGCCCTGAGCTTAACTCCACCATCAACATTCACAGGACGTCCACAG TGGAGGGTCTGTGTGAGGGCATTCCTGCTGGCCTGGTGGATGTGGGGATTTGGGTGGGCACCTGTGCCGACTACCCACGGGGCGATGCTTCCACCGGCTGGAACTCCGTATCCAGGGTGATCATCGAAGAGCTTCCCAAATGA
- the slc25a32a gene encoding solute carrier family 25 member 32a, with product MSTISGQRSAAAATLPVAPESNGPSFSITANLLRLFKHIKYENLAAGLSGGVISTMVLHPLDLVKIRFAVSDGLSFRPHYNGILHCMKSIWKVDGIRGLYQGVTPNIWGTGASWGFYFLFYNAIKAYIQESRQSELSAVEHLVSAAEAGILTLCLTNPVWVTKTRLVLQYNAEPDGKQYKGMLDALVKIYRHEGIPGLYRGFLPGLVGTSHAALQFMTYEGLKREQNRYKEMPSEALLSPLEYITMAAISKIFAVATTYPYQVVRARLQDQHSNYSGIVDVIRRTWRNEGMEGFYKGMVPNLVRVIPACCITFLVYENVSRLLLGQYN from the exons ATGAGCACAATTTCAGGACAGCGGTCCGCTGCAGCAGCGACCTTACCCGTGGCTCCGGAATCAAACGGGCCATCTTTCTCGATTACAGCGAATCTTTTGCGTCTGTTTAAGCATATCAAGTATGAAAATTTGGCAGCGGGACTTAGCGGGGGCGTCATATCAACAATGGTGCTCCACCCTCTGGATCTGGTCAAAATTCGCTTTGCAG tcaGCGATGGTCTGAGTTTCAGGCCACATTATAATGGTATTCTGCACTGTATGAAAAGTATCTGGAAGGTAGATGGGATCAGAGGACTGTACCAGGGTGTGACCCCCAACATTTGGGGCACAGGGGCATCGTGGGGGTTTTACTTCCTGTT TTATAATGCAATTAAAGCCTATATCCAGGAGAGCAGACAGTCTGAACTGAGTGCCGTCGAGCACCTGGTGTCTGCAGCAGAGGCAG GCATTCTGACGCTTTGCCTTACGAACCCGGTCTGGGTGACAAAGACCCGACTGGTGCTGCAGTACAATGCAGAGCCGGACGGAAAGCAGTACAAGGGAATGCTGGACGCCCTCGTGAAAATTTACCGTCACGAGGGTATCCCAGGATTATACAGG GGCTTCCTGCCAGGGCTAGTGGGTACATCCCATGCTGCCCTGCAGTTCATGACATATGAAGGTCTGAAGAGGGAACAAAACAGATATAAGGAGATGCCTTCAGAAGCACTTCTG TCTCCACTGGAATATATCACCATGGCAGCTATATCCAAAATATTTGCGGTGGCAACAACCTACCCATACCAGGTGGTGAGAGCCCGCCTTCAGGACCAGCACAGCAACTACAGTGGAATAGTGGATGTGATCAGGAGGACATGGAG GAACGAGGGCATGGAGGGCTTTTACAAGGGCATGGTGCCCAACCTGGTGCGTGTCATCCCAGCCTGCTGCATCACCTTCCTCGTCTATGAGAACGTCTCACGTCTGCTCCTGGGACAATACAACTGA